The Marinomonas sp. CT5 genome contains the following window.
AGCGGATGTTATTGTGGTTGCAGGTATTTATTTGATCTTTGGTATGGCGATGGCTAAAGATTTCCCGATGGGTTCTATTTGGTAGAGGTGACAGATTATGTATATGGATCTTATTTCAGCTCTTCCGAGCGTACTCACGTTAGATAACTTTTTTGCCATTGTGATCGGGGTTTTATCCGGTATCGCAGTGGGTGCTATGCCTGGTCTTAGTGCGACCATGGCTATCTCTGTTTTGGTGCCTTTTACATTTGGTCTAGACCCATTAGTGGCGTTGGGCTTGATGGCCGGTATTTATAATGGGGCCATGTATGGTGGTGCAATCCCAGCCGTCTTGTTACGTATACCTGGCACTCCTGCGGCGGTAGCAACCAGCTTTGATGGTTACCCTATGGCTCAGCAAGGTCGTGGCGGTTTCGCATTGCAAATTGCGGTGGTTTCTTCTGCAATTGGCGGTATTGCTAGTGCGTTGGCTTTGATGTTACTTGCGCCACCATTGGCAAAAGTCACGCTACTATTTGGCCCATCAGAAGTCTTTTGGATCGCTGTATTTGGTTTGTGCAGTATTATCTTTTTGCTAGGTGAAAGCCCAATAAAAGGTTTGATTAGTGCGTGCTTTGGGATTTTTGTCTCCATGGTTGGTGCAGACCCTATTACCAGTGAAGACCGTTTTACGTTTGGACAACTGGAGTTACTGGATGGTATCAACATGGTTATTTTGTTGGTTGGCCTTTACGCTATGCCACCAGTAATCGATTTGCTTGAGCAACCACTAGATACCAAAGAAGCGGGCAAAGCGCTTAAAACGGAATCGTTACTACGCAGCTTACCTAAGATGTTTCGTTTCTGGAAAACCTGGTTACGCTCATCTCTAATCGGTGTATGGATTGGTATTTTGCCAGGTGCCGGTGGTTCAATGGCGGCGTTCATGTCATACAATGAAGCGCGTCGTGCCAGTAATAACCCAAGCGAGTGGGGTCAAGGTGAACCTGAAGGGGTCGCAGCCTCTGAAACCGCCAACAATGCTGATACGGCATCTGCTCTTATTCCTGCTTTGACACTAGGTATTCCTGGTACAGCAGTCGCCGCCGTTATGCTCGGTGGTCTGTTGGTGCACGGTTTACAGCCTGGGCCAATGTTATTCCGCGATAATCCGGACATTGTTTTCGGCTTTATGTGGCAGTTCTTGTTCGGTGCTATTTTGTTGATTTTCCTTGGTGGTTCCTTAGCAACAAATAGCTTCTCTCATCTATTAAAGCTTCCTCGTCCAGTATTAGGGGCCATCATCATAGTGTTGATGTTTATCGGTGTGTATTCGATTAACGAACGCATGTTCGATGTTTACCTAATGTTGGGATTTGGCTTAATTGGCTATGTCATGGATAAGTTTAAATTTCCATTACCTCCTGTGGTATTGGGTTTGATCTTAGGTGGCTTTGCTGAAGAAAATCTACGCTTAACGCTGTTGATTGGTCAGGGGCAGTGGTCTGCTTTGTTTGCCAATACAACGAGCCTAGTGTTGGTGGCGATGACGATTGCTGTTGTCATTGGCCCAATGATCAAGCGTCGTCTTACCAAAAATCGTCAATCTAAAGGGGAATGATCATTTAGTTAGGCAAGGGGCTGCTTTTTAATGAAGCGGCCCCTGCTTTAGTAAGTACTCAAGAACCTTCCCTAGTTTTGTTAACAATAATAAATAAACTGAAATGCTACGGAGACTTATATGACTTTAAAAATGCTTGTTGCTAGTGCCATTATGGCTTGTTCAGTTGCAGCTCATGCGACCAATTGGACTGGTTACACCTATTCTTCTGTATCAACAACGGCGGCGGTGAAAGGGATGAACCGCATTAGTGAGCGTGTTGCTGCTGAAACCGATGGGGATTTAAAAATCAAAATCCACCTTGGTAAAACCCTGCAAATTAAATCCTCTGATATTACTCAAGCGGTAGGCGATGGTATTGTTGATTTTGCTGCTGACTTTTTCTTTTCTGGTAACGTACCGATTGCACGCGTACTGAATTTACCAATGTTAATTAATAACAACCAAGAGTGGAAAAAAGCCTACGCGGCGATGCAGCCAATGCTTGAAGACGCTTTTGCACAGCAAGATGTTGTGTTGCTAGGCGGGTATCGTTATCCACAACAGGTCTTTTTTACCACTTTTCCGGTTAATCAACTGAGTGACATCAGAGGTCATAAGATCCGCGTAACATCCCCTGAACAAGGTCATTTTGTTGAAGCTTTTGGTGGTTTGCCTATCACGCTATCTGGTAGTGAAGTACCCACTGCGCTTGAACGTGGCGTGATTGATGGCGTGTTAACGGCCAGTGCTGGTGGTGCTAAGAAGTGGCATGAATTTTTGCCAAATAATTACCGTTTTGCGGTGAACTACGGTAACTCCATGATCATCGCGAACATGGATTCTTTTGAAGATTTAGATAAGAAAGACCAAGCAACACTTCGTGCCATTGTTTCTGAAGAAGGCGAGAAAATTTCAGCTGAATTCATTGAAGATGAAAAAGCACAAATGGCTTTTCAGAAATCGAAAGGGATGACCATCGCGATGCCTGCTGACGGCGATGCTAAAAAGGCCAATGATTTACTTCGTCCATACTGGTCTGAGTGGGCAAAAGACAATGGCCCTCAATACGAAGAAGCATTGGCATTGGTCCTAAAAGCGATTGGTAAGTAATTATGCATTCCGAGCAACCTTTGAAAGGTGTAGCGCCCGCTGCACCTCTTTTTAATATTTTGGGTAAAAGCATTGGCGTGCTTTCTTCCGTGATACTGTGTGCGTTGGTCACTCTTGTGTCATTAGAAGTCTTTTTGCGATCGGTATTTGGTTACTCACTTGGTTTTGTTGAAGAGGTGACTGGGTATTTAGTGGTTGCGCTCACTTTATTTGGTGCGGCAATGGCTGTGCGAGCAAATTCTTTGTTCCAAGTACAAGTGGTGTTTGATGTTTTACCGCTTAAGTTAAAAAGGTTGCTTGGTACGCTATTTACACTTGTTGCCATTGTTATTTGTGTTGTCTTGGCTTGGAAAACCTTTGGTTTAGTCGAAAGCTCGTTTGGCCGTGGGAAGTTCGCGCCAACTGTATTGCGTACACCTTTATGGATACCACAAATGCTTTTACCTTTAGGTTTTACTGTCATTGGGGTGTTCCTACTGGAGCATCTCCTTATTCTGTTACGCATGAAAGAAGGCCATAACTAATGGAAGGCATTTTAATATTTGGTCTTCTTGTAGGACTTATTATTGGTGGGATGTGGGTGCAGTTTGCTGTTGCCAGTGCTGGACTCGCATACCTATGGGCAATTAAGGGCTTTGCTGGCTGGAAAGCTTTAGGCATAGTAAGTTGGGGCTCTGCGAATAGCTTTACCCTTGCTGCTATTCCGTTATTTATTTTAATGGCGGAAATCTTATTAGGGTCAGGGTTAAGTTCTCGACTTTATAACGGCGTATCGCCATTTGTGCGTCGCTTACCTGGTGGTTTGTTGCATACCAATATTGCTGGTAGCGGTATATTTGCCGCTATATCAGGAGGCAGTGCGCCAACGGCGGCGGCGATGTCGACAGTCGCGTTACCAGAACTGTCTTCACGTGGTTATAACGTCCGCTTGGTTTCTGGATCATTGGCGGCCGGGGGAACCTTAGGGATTTTGATTCCGCCTTCGATCACCATGATCATCTATTCAACCTTTACTGAAACATCGATCGCGCAACTATTTTCCGCTGGCTTATTGCCGGGGATTTTGTTGGCTGTGTTTTACATGGGCTTGATTATGATTCGATGCATCATGAATCCAAGCTTGGCACCTGCTGATAAAAGCAAGTTAACCTTTAAAGAACTTTACACCGCCGCTCTGGATGTACTGCCGTTCTTGATGCTGATCTTTATTGTTTTGGGCAGTATTTATGGCGGTATTGCCACACCAACGGAAGCTGGGGCTGTGGGCGTTTTAGGTGCCATGTTAATCGCAGGTATATACAAACGTTTGAACCTTGCTCTGCTGCAGAATGCGTTATCCCGTACGATCAAAATGAGCGGTAATATCCTGTTTATTGTTTTCACTTCGATGATTTTTGCTTACGCAACGGCCTTGTCTGGAGCAGGTGAAACCTTGGTGAACTACTTACAAGATGCTGATGTTTCACGCATTGCGTTTCTCATTATTGTGATGGTGATTTTCGCTATCTTGGGCTGTTTTATGGAAGGTTTAGGGATGATCGCGATTATTGTCCCTGTGATTTTTCCTGCTTTGATGGCATTGGATATTAACCTTATTTGGTTCGGAGTGTTTGTCGTTATTTTGGTGGAGTTGGGTCAGCTCACGCCACCATTGGGTGTGATCCTATTTGTGGTTGCTAGCTCTTCTGACAAGGTTAAAGTAGAAGATGTTGTCTTAGGGACGCTGCCATTTTTCATTGTGATTGTGGCCTTTCTTTTCCTATTGATGGCATTTCCTGAGATCGCTTTGTATTTACCCTCATTAACAACAGGTTGATATCATGACGTATCCTCTTCCAGAACCCACTGTATTTGATGCAGACGTTTTTACTGAGTTGCCTGAATCTTTACGTCGTCCCAATGAGACTTCTTATTGGG
Protein-coding sequences here:
- a CDS encoding tripartite tricarboxylate transporter permease: MYMDLISALPSVLTLDNFFAIVIGVLSGIAVGAMPGLSATMAISVLVPFTFGLDPLVALGLMAGIYNGAMYGGAIPAVLLRIPGTPAAVATSFDGYPMAQQGRGGFALQIAVVSSAIGGIASALALMLLAPPLAKVTLLFGPSEVFWIAVFGLCSIIFLLGESPIKGLISACFGIFVSMVGADPITSEDRFTFGQLELLDGINMVILLVGLYAMPPVIDLLEQPLDTKEAGKALKTESLLRSLPKMFRFWKTWLRSSLIGVWIGILPGAGGSMAAFMSYNEARRASNNPSEWGQGEPEGVAASETANNADTASALIPALTLGIPGTAVAAVMLGGLLVHGLQPGPMLFRDNPDIVFGFMWQFLFGAILLIFLGGSLATNSFSHLLKLPRPVLGAIIIVLMFIGVYSINERMFDVYLMLGFGLIGYVMDKFKFPLPPVVLGLILGGFAEENLRLTLLIGQGQWSALFANTTSLVLVAMTIAVVIGPMIKRRLTKNRQSKGE
- a CDS encoding TRAP transporter large permease → MEGILIFGLLVGLIIGGMWVQFAVASAGLAYLWAIKGFAGWKALGIVSWGSANSFTLAAIPLFILMAEILLGSGLSSRLYNGVSPFVRRLPGGLLHTNIAGSGIFAAISGGSAPTAAAMSTVALPELSSRGYNVRLVSGSLAAGGTLGILIPPSITMIIYSTFTETSIAQLFSAGLLPGILLAVFYMGLIMIRCIMNPSLAPADKSKLTFKELYTAALDVLPFLMLIFIVLGSIYGGIATPTEAGAVGVLGAMLIAGIYKRLNLALLQNALSRTIKMSGNILFIVFTSMIFAYATALSGAGETLVNYLQDADVSRIAFLIIVMVIFAILGCFMEGLGMIAIIVPVIFPALMALDINLIWFGVFVVILVELGQLTPPLGVILFVVASSSDKVKVEDVVLGTLPFFIVIVAFLFLLMAFPEIALYLPSLTTG
- the dctP gene encoding TRAP transporter substrate-binding protein DctP; its protein translation is MTLKMLVASAIMACSVAAHATNWTGYTYSSVSTTAAVKGMNRISERVAAETDGDLKIKIHLGKTLQIKSSDITQAVGDGIVDFAADFFFSGNVPIARVLNLPMLINNNQEWKKAYAAMQPMLEDAFAQQDVVLLGGYRYPQQVFFTTFPVNQLSDIRGHKIRVTSPEQGHFVEAFGGLPITLSGSEVPTALERGVIDGVLTASAGGAKKWHEFLPNNYRFAVNYGNSMIIANMDSFEDLDKKDQATLRAIVSEEGEKISAEFIEDEKAQMAFQKSKGMTIAMPADGDAKKANDLLRPYWSEWAKDNGPQYEEALALVLKAIGK
- a CDS encoding TRAP transporter small permease is translated as MHSEQPLKGVAPAAPLFNILGKSIGVLSSVILCALVTLVSLEVFLRSVFGYSLGFVEEVTGYLVVALTLFGAAMAVRANSLFQVQVVFDVLPLKLKRLLGTLFTLVAIVICVVLAWKTFGLVESSFGRGKFAPTVLRTPLWIPQMLLPLGFTVIGVFLLEHLLILLRMKEGHN